Proteins found in one Amblyraja radiata isolate CabotCenter1 unplaced genomic scaffold, sAmbRad1.1.pri scaffold_563_ctg1, whole genome shotgun sequence genomic segment:
- the LOC116970141 gene encoding NACHT, LRR and PYD domains-containing protein 3-like, translated as MTDGRFEVFLRFVAGLSSSRTAWILEEFLGKFPHQTICRVSDWVKGEVKRRAGNTRSDAGKRRLLNTMHYLFESQNPALAQQTLGSVETLSFSELGLTPIDCVVLSHAIRLCDTIKRLNLWNCRIQCEGLQRLGPVLHKCQDLGLGGNDLGDSGVKLVSAALRNPHCKIQALRLDSVGLTDSGAEDLVSALSTNTSLTKLNLTGNSLTDRSVPALRDLILTLPRLERMWLLGNKFGPTGKKELRSLQEPRPGLTVIV; from the exons atgacagacgggcgatttgaagtatttctccgttttgtcgctggtctctcctcctcacggacagcttggatcctggaggagtttctgggtaaattccctcatcaaacaatctgccgagtgaGTGACTGGGTGAAGGGGGAGGTTAAACGCCGGGCTGGAAACACACGGAGTGACGCTGGTAAACGGAGGCTCCTGAACAcgatgcactacctgtttgagtctcagaatcctgcactggcacagcagacactgggatctgtggaaacactttcattcagTGAACTGGGACTGACCCCAATTGACTGTGTGGTCCtgtctcatgccatcaggctctgtgatacaatcaaacgCCTCAATCTATGGAactgccgcattcagtgtgaaggtctccagcggctgggaccggtTCTGCACAAGTGTCAGGACTTGGG actgggaggcaacgacctgggagattccggagtgaaactggtgtctgcggctctgaggaacccgcaCTGTAAAATACAGGCACtgcg gctggacagtgtcggtctcacagattctggagccgaggatctcgtctccgctctcagtacaaacacCTCACTGACGAAGCTGAACCTGACAGGcaactccctcacagaccgatCTGTCCCCGCTCTCCGCGACCTCATACTGACCCTCCCGAGACTGGAGCGGATgtg GCTGCTGGGGAATAAGTTCGGTCCAACCGGGAAGAAGGAACTGAGGTCGCTGCAGGAACCCAGACCTGGACTGACAGTGATCGTGTGA